The proteins below are encoded in one region of Candidatus Thiodiazotropha sp. LNASS1:
- the infB gene encoding translation initiation factor IF-2, which produces MSEVTVAQLANVVGIPADRLMEQLEDAGIQAKTPDDRISDEEKAKLLHYLRESHGKKKSAGVTAPSKVTLRRKTVSELRQPTASRSTLSRASTAPAKTVSVEVRKKRTYVKRAAVESDERKSKEAEEARKALDEQAKARAAIEAEIEARKAAEAAKRAEEEAVKKAEEEAEAARKAAEEEAARKVVEAEMIKAEEPEVVQEKPAPKPESGRGKKSRKESKREGLELEGEQRLERKELHVADGAKGRRKKKPAKQRRSAAAASSESQHGFQRPTTPVVHEVKIPESITVAELAQRMSIKAAEVIKVLMKMGMMVTINQPLDRDTAILVVEEMGHVPVHQRDEDIEADLLSMEESQTTGESVQRPPVVTIMGHVDHGKTSLLDYIRTSRVAAGEAGGITQHIGAYHVDTDKGTVSFLDTPGHAAFTAMRARGAKVTDIVILVVSADDGVMPQTKEAIQHAKAAEVPLIVAINKIDKEEANPDRVIQELSQEEVIPEEWGGDTMFVKVSAKTGQGIDELLDAILLQAEVLELKAVQEGNATGSIVESSLDKGRGPVATVLVQSGTLTRGDVIVSGKEYGRVRAMFDENGRPIKTAGPSIPVVVLGLSGTPEAGDDVRVVSDERRAREIAELRHDKQRDTRLAAQKAAKLDEMFTQMEEGETQSLNVIVKADVQGSVEALKEALANTSTADVKVSVVASGVGGINESDANLAVTSNAIIIGFNVRADAGARRVVEEQGIDMRYYGIIYEIIDDVKKAISGMLSPEIREEIIGLAEVRDVFRNSKLGAIAGCMVIEGMVKRNNPIRVLRDNVVIYEGALESLRRFKDDVAEVKNGMECGIGVKNYNDVQVGDQIEVFERTEVMRDI; this is translated from the coding sequence ATGAGTGAAGTAACGGTAGCACAACTTGCAAATGTCGTTGGTATTCCTGCCGATCGCTTGATGGAACAGCTGGAGGATGCAGGCATCCAGGCCAAGACGCCTGACGATAGGATCTCCGATGAGGAGAAAGCCAAACTGCTGCACTATCTGCGCGAGAGTCACGGCAAGAAAAAGAGTGCCGGGGTGACAGCGCCGAGCAAGGTCACCTTGCGTCGTAAAACCGTCAGCGAACTACGCCAGCCGACAGCTTCACGCAGTACCTTGAGCCGCGCATCGACGGCGCCTGCCAAGACGGTCAGTGTGGAGGTGCGTAAGAAGCGTACCTATGTCAAACGTGCCGCTGTTGAATCAGATGAACGTAAGTCGAAAGAGGCGGAAGAGGCGCGCAAGGCGCTCGACGAACAGGCAAAGGCCAGGGCTGCCATCGAGGCTGAAATCGAGGCGCGAAAAGCGGCCGAGGCGGCGAAAAGGGCTGAAGAGGAAGCGGTAAAGAAGGCTGAAGAAGAGGCAGAGGCTGCGCGCAAGGCCGCTGAAGAGGAGGCTGCGCGCAAGGTGGTCGAAGCGGAAATGATAAAGGCCGAGGAGCCTGAAGTGGTGCAGGAGAAGCCTGCCCCCAAACCGGAATCCGGCCGTGGCAAGAAGAGTCGCAAAGAGAGCAAGCGCGAGGGTCTGGAGCTAGAGGGCGAGCAGCGGTTGGAGCGTAAAGAGCTGCATGTGGCCGATGGCGCAAAGGGACGTCGTAAGAAAAAACCCGCCAAGCAGCGCAGGTCGGCTGCCGCCGCGAGCAGCGAGAGCCAACACGGTTTTCAACGCCCCACCACTCCGGTCGTGCACGAAGTCAAGATACCCGAGAGCATCACGGTGGCTGAATTGGCCCAGCGGATGTCGATCAAGGCCGCTGAAGTCATCAAGGTTTTGATGAAAATGGGCATGATGGTAACCATCAACCAACCGTTGGACCGCGATACGGCGATTCTGGTTGTCGAGGAGATGGGGCATGTGCCGGTTCATCAGCGCGATGAGGATATTGAAGCCGATCTGCTGAGTATGGAAGAGTCTCAGACTACCGGAGAGTCTGTGCAGCGGCCGCCGGTGGTCACTATCATGGGACACGTCGACCACGGCAAGACCTCACTGCTCGATTATATTCGCACCAGCCGGGTAGCGGCGGGTGAAGCGGGCGGCATTACCCAGCACATCGGCGCCTATCACGTGGACACCGATAAAGGCACCGTCTCCTTTCTGGATACACCGGGACACGCCGCCTTCACAGCCATGCGCGCCCGTGGCGCCAAGGTGACCGATATCGTCATTCTTGTGGTCTCCGCCGACGATGGAGTCATGCCACAGACCAAGGAGGCGATCCAGCATGCCAAGGCGGCCGAGGTGCCGTTGATTGTGGCAATCAATAAGATCGATAAAGAGGAGGCGAATCCCGATCGCGTCATCCAGGAACTCTCCCAGGAGGAGGTGATTCCCGAGGAGTGGGGGGGTGACACCATGTTCGTGAAGGTCTCCGCCAAAACCGGCCAGGGCATAGATGAACTGCTCGATGCGATTCTGCTGCAAGCCGAGGTGTTGGAGCTGAAGGCTGTGCAGGAAGGCAATGCCACGGGATCGATCGTTGAGTCCTCCCTGGACAAGGGCCGGGGACCGGTGGCAACTGTGCTGGTGCAGTCCGGAACTTTAACGCGCGGCGATGTCATCGTATCCGGTAAGGAGTATGGCCGCGTGCGCGCCATGTTTGATGAGAACGGGCGCCCCATCAAGACCGCCGGTCCTTCCATACCTGTGGTGGTGCTCGGCCTCTCAGGCACACCGGAAGCGGGTGATGATGTCCGGGTGGTCAGCGATGAGCGGCGTGCCCGCGAGATTGCCGAACTGCGCCATGACAAGCAACGGGATACCCGTTTGGCGGCACAGAAAGCGGCGAAACTTGACGAGATGTTCACTCAAATGGAAGAGGGTGAAACCCAGTCTTTGAATGTGATCGTCAAGGCTGATGTTCAGGGTAGTGTGGAGGCATTGAAAGAGGCACTGGCAAATACCTCCACAGCGGATGTGAAAGTGTCCGTGGTTGCATCGGGCGTAGGCGGTATCAATGAATCTGACGCCAACCTGGCAGTGACATCAAATGCCATCATCATCGGCTTTAATGTACGTGCCGATGCAGGTGCGCGCAGGGTGGTTGAAGAACAAGGCATCGACATGCGCTACTACGGCATCATCTATGAAATCATCGATGATGTGAAAAAGGCCATATCGGGTATGCTCTCTCCGGAAATCCGCGAGGAGATTATCGGATTGGCCGAGGTGCGTGATGTGTTCCGCAACTCCAAGCTTGGCGCGATTGCCGGTTGTATGGTTATCGAAGGCATGGTGAAACGCAATAACCCGATCCGTGTACTGCGTGACAATGTGGTGATATACGAGGGGGCTCTGGAGTCCTTGCGCCGCTTCAAGGATGACGTCGCGGAAGTGAAGAACGGTATGGAGTGCGGCATTGGCGTAAAGAACTACAACGATGTGCAGGTGGGCGACCAGATCGAGGTCTTCGAGCGGACTGAAGTGATGCGGGACATATAA
- the rbfA gene encoding 30S ribosome-binding factor RbfA — MPRDFKRTDRIGAELQRELAGLIREEVKYPAIGMVTIQEARVVRDLSQAKVFFTTMSSSLSQKESVEQLNHIAGHLRWLLGHRMKLRSIPKLNFVYDTSVEQGEHLSTLIDQAVKENHTDLD, encoded by the coding sequence ATGCCGCGTGATTTCAAACGAACAGATCGTATCGGTGCGGAACTGCAACGGGAGTTGGCCGGACTGATCCGGGAAGAGGTCAAGTATCCGGCCATCGGAATGGTGACCATCCAGGAAGCCCGGGTGGTGAGGGATCTCTCCCAGGCCAAGGTCTTCTTTACCACCATGTCATCATCGCTTTCGCAGAAAGAGAGTGTCGAACAGTTGAACCATATCGCCGGTCATCTGCGTTGGTTGCTGGGTCATCGTATGAAGCTACGTTCAATACCCAAATTGAATTTCGTCTATGACACCTCGGTGGAGCAGGGGGAACATCTTTCCACCTTAATTGATCAAGCGGTGAAGGAAAACCACACCGACCTGGATTGA